From one Tsukamurella tyrosinosolvens genomic stretch:
- a CDS encoding GuaB3 family IMP dehydrogenase-related protein: protein MRDMVEIGMGRTARRTYELQDVNIVPSRRTRSSKEVSTAWQLDAYRFDTPILSHPTDAIGSPDFAIELGKLGGLGVLNAEGLFSRHRDAEAQLEQVVDLAASDITGIAAIRRLQELHAAPLDPELLAAAVGRVRDAGVTVAVRVSPQRARELTPVLVKAGIDLLVIHGTIISAEHVSNEDSAGEPLNLKTFIGDLDVPVVAGGVSDHRTALHLMRTGAAGVIVGYGSAEGATTTREVLGIGVPMATAIADAAAARRDYLDETGGRYVHVIADGDIYSSGDVARAIACGADATMLGAPLAIAAEAPGKGWYWPSVAAHPSMPRGAVAPAQLGGLDAGEGAAAGTAPSLATILTGPSTEPNGQMNLVGGLRRSMAKAGYSELKEFQKVGLNVAY, encoded by the coding sequence TTGCGCGACATGGTTGAGATCGGCATGGGTCGTACGGCCCGGCGCACCTACGAGCTGCAGGACGTGAACATCGTCCCCTCGCGGCGCACCCGCTCCTCGAAGGAGGTGTCCACCGCCTGGCAGCTCGACGCGTACCGCTTCGACACCCCGATCCTCTCGCACCCGACGGACGCGATCGGTTCGCCGGACTTCGCGATCGAGCTCGGCAAGCTGGGCGGCCTGGGCGTGCTCAACGCGGAGGGCCTGTTCTCCCGGCACCGCGACGCGGAGGCACAGCTGGAGCAGGTCGTCGACCTGGCCGCGTCCGACATCACGGGCATCGCGGCGATCCGCCGCCTGCAGGAGCTGCACGCCGCGCCGCTCGATCCCGAGCTGCTGGCCGCGGCCGTCGGCCGGGTCCGCGACGCAGGGGTGACGGTCGCCGTCCGCGTGTCCCCGCAGCGCGCCCGCGAGCTGACCCCGGTGCTGGTGAAGGCGGGCATCGACCTGCTGGTCATCCACGGCACCATCATCTCGGCCGAGCACGTCTCGAACGAGGACTCGGCGGGGGAGCCGCTCAACCTCAAGACCTTCATCGGCGACCTCGACGTGCCGGTCGTGGCCGGCGGCGTGAGCGATCACCGCACCGCGCTGCACCTCATGCGCACGGGCGCCGCAGGCGTCATCGTGGGCTACGGCTCGGCCGAGGGCGCCACCACCACCCGCGAGGTGCTCGGCATCGGCGTGCCGATGGCGACCGCCATCGCGGACGCGGCGGCGGCCCGCCGGGACTACCTCGATGAGACCGGCGGCCGGTACGTCCACGTCATCGCGGACGGCGACATCTACAGCTCCGGCGACGTGGCCCGCGCCATCGCGTGCGGCGCCGACGCCACCATGCTGGGCGCGCCGCTGGCGATCGCCGCCGAGGCGCCGGGCAAGGGCTGGTACTGGCCGTCGGTGGCGGCGCACCCGTCGATGCCGCGCGGTGCGGTCGCGCCCGCGCAGCTCGGTGGGCTGGATGCGGGGGAGGGCGCCGCCGCGGGCACCGCGCCGTCGCTCGCCACCATCCTCACCGGCCCGTCGACGGAGCCGAACGGCCAGATGAACCTGGTCGGAGGCCTGCGCCGGTCGATGGCGAAGGCCGGCTACAGCGAGCTCAAGGAGTTCCAGAAGGTGGGCCTCAACGTCGCGTACTGA
- a CDS encoding DUF445 domain-containing protein — protein sequence MQTWAEITADVQRNWLIYLSMPVIAALIGYGTKVVAIRMMFRPHRFKGIGKLGWQGIIPKRAPQMVEVLCDTLTDRLVSASDILEKVDADELGDRMERQLRREVARIVPVVAAEYQPALWNLLPTAARDLVIQRAQVIARDLIPKLVTAIRENIDEVFDLKEMVTREVLADPDVLEKMFLDVGRREFAFIRNSGLVFGFFIGLLQAACWALFRNPWIMPLFGLFTGWFTDWAALRLIFNPKEPKKYLGFIPWQGLFQKHRIPVSEEYGALIATRVLTAERLVRSLFTGPQRDQLVTVVAAVLREAMEDEMPSVEKALRSNSDSLGLDKLGVGPLTAGNLVGVVADAVGMVGGAVGGQVGKVAGGLDMTQIGPMSRAGADDFVASMPVMLADANDYLDAKLDIRTTMVQKMAAMSPDEFEGVLRPAFQADEKTLIMVGAILGFLVGELQVLMVEHLTH from the coding sequence ATGCAGACCTGGGCCGAGATCACTGCGGACGTTCAGCGGAACTGGCTCATCTACCTGTCCATGCCGGTCATCGCGGCCCTCATCGGCTACGGGACCAAGGTCGTCGCCATCCGGATGATGTTCCGGCCGCACCGGTTCAAGGGCATCGGCAAGCTCGGCTGGCAGGGCATCATCCCCAAGCGGGCGCCGCAGATGGTCGAGGTGCTGTGCGACACCCTGACCGACCGGCTGGTCTCGGCGTCGGACATCCTCGAGAAGGTCGACGCGGACGAGCTGGGCGACCGGATGGAGCGGCAGCTGCGGCGCGAGGTCGCGCGGATCGTGCCGGTCGTCGCCGCGGAGTACCAGCCCGCCCTCTGGAACCTCCTTCCCACGGCGGCCCGCGACCTGGTGATCCAGCGCGCGCAGGTGATCGCGCGGGACCTGATTCCGAAGCTGGTGACGGCGATCCGGGAGAACATCGACGAGGTCTTCGATCTCAAGGAGATGGTCACGCGGGAGGTGCTGGCCGACCCCGACGTGCTGGAGAAGATGTTCCTCGACGTGGGCCGGCGGGAGTTCGCCTTCATCCGCAACAGCGGCCTCGTCTTCGGCTTCTTCATCGGCCTGCTGCAGGCCGCGTGCTGGGCCCTCTTCCGCAATCCGTGGATCATGCCGCTCTTCGGCCTCTTCACCGGCTGGTTCACGGACTGGGCCGCGCTGCGGCTCATCTTCAATCCCAAGGAACCGAAGAAGTACCTGGGCTTCATCCCGTGGCAGGGACTGTTCCAGAAGCACCGCATCCCGGTCTCCGAGGAGTACGGCGCGCTCATCGCCACCCGCGTGCTCACCGCCGAGCGGCTGGTGCGCTCGCTGTTCACCGGCCCGCAGCGCGACCAGCTGGTGACCGTCGTGGCCGCGGTGCTCCGCGAGGCGATGGAGGACGAGATGCCGAGCGTCGAGAAGGCGCTGCGCAGCAACTCGGACAGCCTCGGCCTCGACAAGCTGGGCGTCGGGCCGCTCACGGCCGGCAACCTCGTCGGCGTGGTCGCCGATGCCGTGGGGATGGTCGGGGGCGCCGTCGGCGGGCAGGTGGGGAAGGTCGCGGGCGGCCTGGACATGACGCAGATCGGCCCGATGTCGCGGGCGGGCGCGGACGACTTCGTCGCCTCGATGCCGGTGATGCTCGCGGACGCGAACGACTACCTGGACGCGAAGCTCGACATCCGCACGACGATGGTGCAGAAGATGGCGGCGATGAGCCCCGACGAGTTCGAGGGTGTGCTGCGCCCGGCCTTCCAGGCGGACGAGAAGACGCTGATCATGGTCGGCGCGATCCTCGGCTTCCTCGTCGGTGAACTGCAGGTTCTGATGGTCGAGCACCTCACCCATTGA
- the groES gene encoding co-chaperone GroES, producing the protein MASVNIKPLDDKILVKATEAETTTASGLVIPDTAKEKPQTGTVVAVGEGRVTEQGNRVPTGINEGDTVLFSKYGGTEFNYNGEEYLVLSARDVLAVIGK; encoded by the coding sequence GTGGCGAGCGTGAACATCAAGCCGCTTGACGACAAGATCCTGGTCAAGGCCACCGAGGCCGAGACCACCACCGCGTCGGGTCTGGTCATCCCGGACACCGCCAAGGAGAAGCCGCAGACCGGCACCGTCGTCGCCGTGGGCGAGGGTCGCGTGACCGAGCAGGGCAACCGGGTTCCGACCGGCATCAACGAGGGCGACACCGTGCTGTTCAGCAAGTACGGCGGCACCGAGTTCAACTACAACGGCGAGGAGTACCTCGTGCTCTCCGCGCGCGACGTCCTGGCCGTCATCGGCAAGTAA
- a CDS encoding WhiB family transcriptional regulator gives MPQPNELPGPNSDFWDWQMHGVCRGVDSSVFFHPDGERGRARAQRERRAKELCRTCPVLAQCRTHAIAVAEPYGIWGGLSESERAALTAKSRVKTSRIAG, from the coding sequence ATGCCTCAACCCAACGAGCTCCCCGGTCCCAACTCGGATTTCTGGGACTGGCAGATGCATGGCGTGTGTCGCGGGGTCGACAGCTCGGTGTTCTTCCATCCGGACGGCGAGCGCGGCCGGGCCCGTGCGCAGCGCGAGCGGCGCGCCAAGGAGCTGTGCCGCACCTGCCCCGTCCTCGCGCAGTGCCGCACGCACGCGATCGCGGTCGCCGAGCCCTACGGCATCTGGGGCGGCCTGTCGGAGTCGGAGCGCGCCGCCCTCACCGCGAAGTCGCGGGTCAAGACCAGCCGCATCGCCGGCTGA
- a CDS encoding sigma-70 family RNA polymerase sigma factor, translating into MNLTGEELDRAVREAARGDRSALADVLDTIRPLVVRYCRARVGGGERHSLSAEDLTQEVCMAVMTALPRYEDQGRPFMAFVYGIAAHKVADGFRNASRNKSDPVGEIPERASLEGGPESHALATEASRDMARLLSTLPEKQREILILRVVVGLSAEETAEAVGGTAGAVRVAQHRALTKLKNQIAKEGEN; encoded by the coding sequence ATGAATCTGACAGGTGAGGAGCTCGACCGGGCCGTGCGCGAGGCAGCGCGCGGTGACAGGTCGGCGCTCGCAGATGTCCTCGACACCATCCGACCCCTCGTCGTGCGGTACTGCCGCGCGCGGGTCGGTGGCGGCGAGCGTCACTCGCTGTCGGCTGAGGATCTCACGCAGGAGGTGTGCATGGCTGTGATGACGGCCCTGCCCCGTTACGAGGACCAGGGGCGCCCGTTCATGGCGTTCGTGTACGGCATCGCCGCGCACAAGGTCGCGGACGGCTTCCGGAACGCCTCGCGTAACAAATCCGACCCCGTCGGCGAGATCCCAGAGAGAGCGTCGCTGGAAGGCGGGCCCGAGAGCCACGCGCTCGCCACCGAGGCGAGCCGTGACATGGCCCGGCTCCTGAGCACGCTCCCCGAGAAACAGCGCGAGATCCTGATCCTCCGCGTGGTCGTCGGCCTGTCGGCCGAGGAGACCGCGGAGGCCGTGGGCGGTACCGCCGGTGCCGTCCGCGTGGCTCAGCACCGCGCGCTGACGAAGCTGAAGAACCAGATCGCGAAAGAAGGTGAGAACTGA
- the guaB gene encoding IMP dehydrogenase, with protein MTRSASSAPASGNVFIGGDDPAKVAMLGLTFDDVLLVPAASDVIPSGVDISTKLTREISLKVPLISSAMDTVTEARMAIAMARNGGMGVLHRNLSVEAQAQQVETVKRSEAGMVTDPVTCSPSNTLREVDEMCARFRISGLPVTDERGTLVGIITNRDMRFEVDFDRPVAEVMTKAPLITAQEGVTAEAALGLLRRHKIEKLPIVDGSGKLTGLITVKDFVKTEQHPNATKDSDGRLLVGAAVGAGDEAWERAMALRDAGVDVLVVDSAHGHSSGVLNMIEKLKLELGDDVQLIGGNVATRGGAAALVAAGVDGVKVGVGPGSICTTRVVAGVGAPQITAILEATAACAPAGVPVIADGGLQFSGDVAKALAAGASTAMLGSLLAGTAESPGELILVGGKQFKSYRGMGSLGAMQGRGQGKSYSKDRYFQDDVLSEDKLVPEGIEGRVPFRGPLSSVIHQLTGGLRAAMGYTGSQTIEDLNRAQFVQITAAGLKESHPHDITMTVEAPNYTTR; from the coding sequence ATGACGCGCTCCGCCTCTTCCGCGCCCGCATCCGGCAACGTTTTCATCGGGGGCGACGACCCCGCCAAGGTCGCCATGCTCGGTCTCACGTTCGACGACGTCCTCCTCGTTCCCGCCGCCTCCGACGTGATCCCGTCGGGGGTGGACATCTCCACGAAGCTGACCCGCGAGATCTCGCTCAAGGTGCCGCTCATCAGCTCGGCGATGGACACCGTCACCGAGGCCCGCATGGCCATCGCGATGGCCCGCAACGGCGGCATGGGCGTGCTGCACCGCAACCTCTCGGTCGAGGCGCAGGCCCAGCAGGTCGAGACGGTCAAGCGCTCCGAGGCCGGCATGGTCACGGACCCGGTCACCTGCAGCCCGTCGAACACGCTCCGCGAGGTCGACGAGATGTGCGCCCGCTTCCGCATCTCGGGCCTGCCCGTCACGGACGAGCGGGGCACGCTGGTCGGCATCATCACCAACCGCGACATGCGCTTCGAGGTCGACTTCGATCGTCCCGTCGCCGAGGTGATGACGAAGGCGCCGCTGATCACCGCGCAGGAGGGCGTCACCGCCGAGGCCGCGCTGGGCCTGCTCCGCCGGCACAAGATCGAGAAGCTGCCGATCGTCGACGGCAGCGGCAAGCTCACGGGGCTCATCACGGTCAAGGACTTCGTCAAGACCGAGCAGCACCCGAACGCGACCAAGGACTCCGACGGCCGCCTGCTGGTCGGTGCCGCCGTCGGCGCGGGCGACGAGGCGTGGGAGCGCGCGATGGCGCTGCGCGACGCCGGCGTCGACGTGCTGGTGGTCGATTCGGCGCACGGCCACTCGAGCGGCGTGCTGAACATGATCGAGAAGCTCAAGCTCGAGCTCGGTGACGACGTGCAGCTCATCGGCGGCAACGTCGCGACCCGCGGCGGTGCGGCGGCCCTGGTCGCGGCGGGTGTCGACGGCGTGAAGGTGGGCGTGGGCCCCGGCTCGATCTGCACCACCCGCGTGGTCGCCGGCGTCGGCGCCCCGCAGATCACGGCCATCCTCGAGGCGACCGCGGCGTGCGCCCCGGCGGGCGTCCCGGTCATCGCGGACGGCGGCCTGCAGTTCTCGGGCGACGTGGCGAAGGCCCTCGCGGCCGGCGCCTCGACGGCGATGCTCGGCTCGCTGCTCGCCGGCACCGCGGAGTCCCCGGGCGAGCTGATCCTCGTCGGTGGCAAGCAGTTCAAGAGCTACCGCGGCATGGGCAGCCTCGGCGCCATGCAGGGCCGCGGCCAGGGCAAGTCCTACTCCAAGGACCGCTACTTCCAGGACGACGTGCTCTCCGAGGACAAGCTGGTCCCCGAGGGCATCGAGGGTCGCGTGCCCTTCCGCGGCCCGCTGAGCTCGGTGATCCACCAGCTCACCGGCGGCCTCCGCGCGGCCATGGGGTACACCGGCAGCCAGACCATCGAGGACCTCAACCGCGCCCAGTTCGTGCAGATCACCGCAGCGGGTCTGAAAGAATCGCACCCGCACGACATCACGATGACGGTCGAGGCGCCGAATTACACCACGCGCTAG
- a CDS encoding DUF5319 domain-containing protein: MRNNLPPGLPPDPFADDPSDPTAALDSLDPGQPLDPAERLAVEEDLADLSVYEALLAHRGVRGLVICCDDCQEDHYHDWDMLRANLLQLLVDGTVRPHEPAYDPAPDAYVTWDYCRGYADAAMNLANEE; this comes from the coding sequence GTGCGCAACAATCTTCCCCCCGGCCTCCCGCCGGATCCGTTCGCCGACGACCCGAGCGATCCGACGGCCGCGCTGGACTCGCTCGACCCAGGTCAGCCCCTCGATCCCGCCGAACGCCTCGCGGTCGAGGAGGACCTGGCGGACCTCTCCGTCTACGAGGCCCTGCTCGCGCACCGCGGCGTCCGCGGCCTGGTGATCTGCTGCGACGACTGTCAGGAAGATCACTACCACGACTGGGACATGCTGCGCGCGAACCTGCTGCAGCTGCTGGTCGACGGCACCGTCCGGCCGCACGAGCCGGCCTACGATCCGGCGCCCGACGCCTACGTCACCTGGGACTACTGCCGCGGCTACGCCGATGCGGCCATGAACCTCGCGAACGAGGAGTGA
- the groL gene encoding chaperonin GroEL (60 kDa chaperone family; promotes refolding of misfolded polypeptides especially under stressful conditions; forms two stacked rings of heptamers to form a barrel-shaped 14mer; ends can be capped by GroES; misfolded proteins enter the barrel where they are refolded when GroES binds), translating to MAKQIAFDESARRSLEAGVDELADAVKVTLGPRGRHVVLAKAFGGPVVTNDGVTIAKEIELEDPVENLGAQLVKSVATKTNDIAGDGTTTATVLAQAIVKEGLRNVAAGANPMEFGRGIGAAADKAAEILISQATPVDGEKAIAQVATVSSRDAELGEMIGSAMTKVGADGVVTIEESSGVETDVVVTEGVQFDKGYISPNFVTDLEERKVVFDDALVLLVRDKITSLPDFLPLLEKILETGKPVLIVAEDVEGEPLSTLVLNTLRKTIRAVAVKAPFFGDRRKAFLEDLAIVTGGTVINTDLGLSLATAGIDLLGSARRVEVTKDATTIVDGAGSSEDVKQRAAQIKAEIENSDSDWDREKLSERLAKLAGGVAVIRVGAHTETELKERKHRVEDAVSAARAAVEEGIVSGGGTALVKVSAQLADLEDGAEGDRKLGVRAFRRALTAPLYWIATNAGEDGAVIVNRVTETGDGFNAATLQFGDLIADGVIDPVKVTRSAVVNAASVARMILTTEATVVDKPADEPEDAHAGHSH from the coding sequence ATGGCTAAGCAAATCGCATTCGACGAGTCCGCGCGCCGCAGCCTGGAGGCCGGTGTCGACGAGCTCGCCGACGCCGTCAAGGTCACCCTGGGCCCCCGCGGCCGCCACGTGGTGCTCGCGAAGGCCTTCGGCGGCCCCGTCGTCACCAACGACGGCGTGACCATCGCCAAGGAGATCGAGCTGGAGGACCCGGTCGAGAACCTGGGCGCCCAGCTGGTGAAGTCGGTCGCCACCAAGACCAACGACATCGCCGGCGACGGCACCACGACCGCCACCGTGCTCGCGCAGGCGATCGTCAAGGAGGGCCTGCGCAACGTCGCGGCCGGCGCCAACCCGATGGAGTTCGGCAGGGGCATCGGCGCGGCCGCCGACAAGGCCGCCGAGATCCTGATCTCGCAGGCCACCCCGGTCGACGGCGAGAAGGCGATCGCGCAGGTCGCGACCGTCAGCTCCCGCGACGCCGAGCTCGGCGAGATGATCGGCTCCGCGATGACCAAGGTCGGCGCCGACGGCGTCGTCACCATCGAGGAGAGCTCCGGCGTCGAGACCGACGTCGTGGTCACCGAGGGCGTGCAGTTCGACAAGGGCTACATCTCCCCGAACTTCGTCACCGACCTCGAGGAGCGCAAGGTCGTCTTCGACGACGCCCTGGTGCTGCTGGTCCGCGACAAGATCACGTCGCTGCCCGACTTCCTGCCGCTGCTCGAGAAGATCCTCGAGACCGGCAAGCCGGTGCTGATCGTCGCCGAGGACGTCGAGGGCGAGCCCCTGTCGACGCTGGTCCTGAACACCCTGCGCAAGACCATCCGCGCCGTCGCCGTGAAGGCGCCGTTCTTCGGTGATCGCCGCAAGGCCTTCCTCGAGGACCTCGCCATCGTCACCGGCGGCACCGTCATCAACACCGACCTGGGCCTGAGCCTGGCCACGGCCGGCATCGACCTGCTGGGCAGCGCCCGGCGCGTCGAGGTGACCAAGGACGCCACCACCATCGTCGACGGTGCCGGCTCCTCGGAGGACGTCAAGCAGCGCGCGGCGCAGATCAAGGCCGAGATCGAGAACAGCGACTCCGACTGGGACCGCGAGAAGCTCTCCGAGCGCCTCGCGAAGCTGGCTGGCGGCGTGGCCGTGATCCGCGTGGGCGCGCACACCGAGACCGAGCTCAAGGAGCGCAAGCACCGCGTCGAGGACGCCGTCTCCGCCGCGCGTGCCGCGGTCGAGGAGGGCATCGTCTCCGGTGGCGGCACCGCCCTGGTCAAGGTCAGCGCGCAGCTGGCCGACCTGGAGGACGGCGCCGAGGGCGACCGCAAGCTGGGCGTGCGTGCGTTCCGTCGCGCGCTGACGGCCCCGCTGTACTGGATCGCCACCAACGCGGGCGAGGACGGCGCGGTCATCGTCAACCGGGTCACCGAGACCGGTGACGGCTTCAACGCCGCGACCCTGCAGTTCGGCGACCTGATCGCCGACGGTGTCATCGACCCGGTGAAGGTCACCCGCAGCGCCGTGGTGAACGCCGCGTCCGTGGCGCGGATGATCCTCACCACCGAGGCCACCGTCGTCGACAAGCCGGCCGACGAGCCCGAGGACGCCCACGCGGGCCACTCGCACTAG
- a CDS encoding FAD-dependent oxidoreductase gives MAKAVEQKSGDHFDVLVIGSGFGGSVTALRLTEKGYRVGVLEAGQRFEDEDFAESTWNLKKFVWAPKMGLYGIQRIHLLNDAVVLAGAGVGGGSLNYANTLYKPPAPFFNDPQWKHITDWDDELTPYYDQARRMLGVVKNPHETPSDRVIKQIAEEMGVADTFTETPVGVYFNQPGRTDADPFFGGAGPARTGCTECGQCMSGCRVGAKNTLMKNYIHLAEAGGARFIPMTTVTGLREGRKGVWEVSTVRTGAVARKNRTVYTADNVVFAAGTWGTQTLLHSLKDTGALPKLSDRLGVLTRTNSESILGSARTVADPSQDLSHGVAITSSFYPTPDTHIEPVRYGPGRNAMGLLQTLLVDGGEKRTRLGGFLKGLAKKPTDLKLLLTQKDWGQRVLILLVMQSLDNSITTYTKKIPGSKKRRMVSKQGHGAPNPTWIPAGNEAARIGAEKLNGVAGGTWGDIFNVPMTAHFLGGAAISDGPETGVIDPYHRIHNYPSLFVVDGAAISANLGVNPSLSIAAQAERAASLWPNKGEQDPRPAQGTGYRRIAPTAPKSPAVPAGAPGQLLLPMPKVRPAQESQA, from the coding sequence ATGGCCAAGGCAGTCGAGCAGAAGTCGGGCGATCACTTCGACGTGCTCGTGATCGGGTCGGGATTCGGCGGTAGCGTCACGGCGCTGCGCCTCACCGAGAAGGGCTACCGCGTCGGCGTGCTCGAGGCCGGGCAGCGGTTCGAGGACGAGGACTTCGCCGAGAGCACCTGGAACCTGAAGAAGTTCGTGTGGGCGCCGAAGATGGGCCTGTACGGCATCCAGCGGATCCACCTGCTCAACGACGCCGTCGTGCTCGCCGGCGCCGGCGTCGGCGGCGGCTCGCTGAACTACGCGAACACCCTCTACAAGCCGCCCGCGCCGTTCTTCAACGACCCGCAGTGGAAGCACATCACCGACTGGGACGACGAGCTCACGCCGTACTACGACCAGGCCCGCCGCATGCTGGGCGTGGTGAAGAACCCGCACGAGACCCCCTCGGACCGCGTGATCAAGCAGATCGCGGAGGAGATGGGCGTCGCGGACACGTTCACCGAGACACCCGTGGGCGTGTACTTCAACCAGCCGGGCCGCACCGACGCCGACCCGTTCTTCGGCGGCGCCGGCCCCGCCCGCACCGGCTGCACCGAGTGCGGCCAGTGCATGTCGGGCTGCCGCGTGGGCGCGAAGAACACGCTGATGAAGAACTACATCCACCTCGCGGAGGCGGGCGGCGCGCGGTTCATCCCGATGACCACGGTGACGGGGCTCCGCGAGGGCCGCAAGGGCGTCTGGGAGGTGTCGACGGTGCGCACCGGTGCCGTCGCGCGCAAGAACCGGACCGTCTACACCGCCGACAACGTGGTCTTCGCCGCGGGCACCTGGGGCACGCAGACGCTGCTGCACTCGCTCAAGGACACCGGCGCGTTGCCGAAGCTCTCGGACCGCCTCGGCGTGCTCACCCGCACCAACTCCGAGTCGATCCTGGGCTCCGCGCGCACCGTCGCCGATCCGTCGCAGGACCTCTCGCACGGTGTCGCGATCACCAGCTCCTTCTACCCGACGCCCGACACCCACATCGAGCCCGTCCGTTACGGCCCGGGCCGCAACGCCATGGGCCTGCTGCAGACGCTGCTCGTCGACGGCGGCGAGAAGCGCACCCGCCTGGGCGGCTTCCTCAAGGGCCTGGCGAAGAAGCCCACCGACCTCAAACTGCTGCTCACGCAGAAGGACTGGGGCCAGCGCGTGCTGATCCTGCTGGTGATGCAGAGCCTCGACAACTCGATCACCACGTACACCAAGAAGATCCCGGGCTCGAAGAAGCGGCGCATGGTCTCCAAGCAGGGCCACGGCGCGCCGAACCCCACCTGGATCCCCGCGGGCAACGAGGCCGCGCGGATCGGTGCGGAGAAGCTGAACGGCGTGGCCGGCGGCACCTGGGGCGACATCTTCAACGTCCCGATGACCGCCCACTTCCTCGGCGGCGCCGCCATCTCCGACGGCCCCGAGACCGGCGTCATCGACCCGTACCACCGCATCCACAACTACCCGTCGCTGTTCGTCGTCGACGGTGCCGCCATCTCCGCGAACCTCGGCGTCAACCCGTCGCTGTCGATCGCGGCGCAGGCCGAGCGCGCCGCGTCGCTGTGGCCGAACAAGGGCGAGCAGGATCCGCGCCCCGCGCAGGGCACCGGCTACCGGCGCATCGCCCCGACCGCGCCGAAGTCGCCCGCCGTGCCCGCGGGCGCGCCCGGCCAGCTGCTGTTGCCCATGCCGAAGGTGCGGCCGGCGCAGGAGTCGCAGGCCTGA
- a CDS encoding anti-sigma-D factor RsdA, with product MADDNDERGTNGRFDPHDPENTAAHRLGPPIRPMRPGAPRGIGADDTGFIDRVTDDGAPVDVAAVRRDDDLIEALAAGGAVTTADQSEFALASLLADWRDEIVTTPVPAGPTVDELLAATEPARRTRGFRPARPATPPPAPAVGAPSGDGAGDVTPIGDAPSRRGRRFGLVAGAAAAAVAILGGGTVLVNSASPGDGALWSVKEVVFSDAASQTIATSEAKAQLESANNAIESSNQAEAQAALVSARQQAAKVKNEKDRAALEERIRAAEARAGLPVGSTDLPTSTRPTTPSASVPPTSTTEPTVTIPTEPTRPTYPTRPTTPTTTTPDPTSTTPTTTTPTTTTPTTTTPTTTTTTAPTTTTTTPRPRPTATTTTAASASVLTIVPEEWLPR from the coding sequence ATGGCCGATGACAACGACGAGCGGGGCACCAACGGGCGCTTCGACCCGCACGACCCCGAGAACACGGCCGCTCACCGTCTTGGTCCGCCGATCCGCCCGATGCGGCCCGGCGCACCCCGCGGCATCGGCGCCGACGACACCGGCTTCATCGACCGGGTCACCGACGACGGTGCGCCCGTCGACGTCGCCGCGGTCCGCCGCGACGACGACCTGATCGAGGCGCTGGCCGCCGGCGGCGCCGTCACGACCGCGGATCAGAGCGAGTTCGCGCTCGCCTCCCTGCTCGCGGACTGGCGTGACGAGATCGTCACCACGCCGGTCCCGGCCGGCCCCACGGTGGACGAGCTGCTCGCCGCCACCGAGCCGGCGCGCCGCACCCGCGGCTTCCGCCCGGCTCGACCGGCGACCCCGCCCCCGGCCCCCGCGGTCGGCGCACCGTCGGGCGACGGTGCCGGCGACGTCACGCCCATCGGCGATGCGCCCTCGCGGCGCGGCAGGCGCTTCGGCCTCGTGGCCGGCGCGGCCGCTGCGGCCGTGGCGATCCTCGGCGGCGGCACGGTGCTCGTGAACTCGGCGAGCCCGGGCGACGGTGCGCTGTGGAGCGTCAAGGAGGTCGTCTTCTCCGACGCCGCTTCGCAGACGATCGCCACCTCGGAGGCGAAGGCGCAGCTCGAGAGCGCGAACAACGCGATCGAATCGAGCAACCAGGCCGAGGCGCAGGCCGCGCTGGTCAGCGCCCGGCAGCAGGCCGCCAAGGTGAAGAACGAGAAGGACCGCGCCGCACTCGAGGAGCGGATCCGCGCCGCGGAGGCGCGCGCCGGGCTGCCGGTCGGGTCCACCGACCTGCCCACCTCGACGCGCCCCACCACGCCCTCGGCGTCGGTCCCGCCGACCTCGACGACCGAGCCGACCGTGACGATCCCGACGGAGCCGACCCGGCCGACGTACCCGACGCGGCCGACCACGCCGACGACGACCACGCCGGACCCCACGTCGACGACTCCGACGACGACCACTCCCACGACGACCACCCCGACGACGACCACGCCGACCACCACGACGACGACCGCGCCGACGACGACCACCACGACCCCGCGTCCCCGGCCGACCGCCACGACGACGACGGCCGCGTCCGCCTCGGTGCTGACGATCGTCCCCGAGGAGTGGTTGCCGCGCTGA